From the Panulirus ornatus isolate Po-2019 chromosome 58, ASM3632096v1, whole genome shotgun sequence genome, one window contains:
- the LOC139766735 gene encoding putative nuclease HARBI1 translates to MRNAQEEGLKLAVTLRHLATGNDYPSLQYSFIVSKASICRFIPIVCDAVIDSYKPEVMKCPKAPEEWKNVAQRFASKWNYFNCVGALDGKHVAIKKPRGGGSLYFNYKKFHSIVLMALSDANYKFLYIDVGTEGGAGDGGAWQMCTLARAIDNNRAHFPHDTTLPDDDEPIPYHIVADDAFALKTWTMKPYSHQSQDPTERLYSYRLSRARRVVENAFGLLQMRWRIFGRTMQQDVPVCKKLTMCACVMHNLTLQHYPIARTVVDHEDQQHDVVPGTWREESLNLMVQLMARRGPNYTRRAKAVRDYLVQDYLMDDWDLYEMVLEDIELKLNRNEKET, encoded by the exons ATGCGGAATGCACAAGAGGAGGGACTTAAGTTGGCGGTCACCCTCCGGCACCTGGCAACTGGGAACGACTATCCAAGTCTCCAATACAGCTTCATAGTCTCCAAGGCTTCCATATGCCGGTTTATCCCGATAGTCTGCGATGCCGTTATCGACAGCTACAAACCAGAAGTGATGAAGTGCCCCAAGGCACCAGAAGAATGGAAGAACGTAGCACAACGATTCGCCTCAAAGTGGAACTACTTCAATTGTGTGGGAGCCCTGGATGGGAAACACGTCGCAATCAAGAAACCCAGAGGTGGAGGCTCACTGTACTTCAATTACAAAAAGTTTCACAGCATCGTCCTCATGGCCCTCTCCGATGCAAATTACAAGTTCTTGTACATCGACGTCGGTACAGAAGGAGGCGCTGGGGATGGAGGTGCCTGGCAGATGTGCACCCTGGCCAGGGCCATTGATAACAACCGtgcacacttccctcatgacacaaCTCTGCCCGACGACGACGAACCCATCCCCTACCACATAGTCGCCGACGATGCCTTCGCTCTCAAGACGTGGACGATGAAACCCTACTCCCACCAATCACAAGATCCCACCGAACGACTATACAGCTACAGACTATCTCGCGCTCGTCGTGTGGTGGAAAACGCATTCGGGCTGCTACAGATGAGATGGCGAATCTTCGGAAGGACGATGCAACAAGATGTCCCTGTTTGCAAGAAGCTAacgatgtgtgcatgtgtcatgCATAACCTGACACTGCAACACTACCCAATTGCTCGCACCGTTGTCGACCATGAGGACCAACAACATGATGTCGTCCCTGGTACTTGGAGGGAGGAGTCACTGAACCTCATGGTACAACTCATGGCAAGAAGGGGACCGAACTACACACGGCGAGCGAAGGCAGTCAGAGATTACCTGGTCCA AGATTATTTGATGGATGATTGGGACTTATATGAAATGGTGTTGGAAGATATTGAACTGAAACTTAACAGGAATGAGAAAgaaacatga